One segment of Niveibacterium microcysteis DNA contains the following:
- the mutY gene encoding A/G-specific adenine glycosylase: MSQFADTLIAWQRAHGRHDLPWQASRDAYRVWLSEIMLQQTQVDTVIPYYQRFLARFPDLASLAAAPVDDVLALWSGLGYYARARNLHAAAQQIARMHGGRFPQSASAIAELPGIGRSTAAAIAAFCFGERAAILDGNVKRVLARHFGIEGFPGVRAVEQSMWALAESLLPAQGVDTYTQSLMDLGATVCTRSRPRCADCPVTGSCVARQQGRQAELPTPRPTRVVPERQSRVLIARNDGAVLLQKRPPHGIWGGLYALPEIPDELDAEAHALALGLRANGGATPLPPLRHAFTHFRLTLEPQLLDVSGEGIHDPAWRWAAPHEWDSLGLPTPVRRLLDSL, from the coding sequence GTGAGCCAGTTCGCGGACACGCTGATCGCATGGCAGCGGGCGCACGGCCGTCACGATCTGCCTTGGCAAGCCAGCCGCGACGCTTATCGCGTGTGGCTATCCGAGATCATGTTGCAGCAGACGCAGGTGGATACGGTGATCCCGTACTACCAACGTTTCCTGGCACGCTTTCCCGATCTGGCCTCCCTCGCCGCCGCACCGGTCGACGACGTGCTCGCGCTGTGGAGCGGGCTCGGTTACTACGCCCGTGCGCGCAACCTGCATGCCGCGGCGCAGCAGATCGCGCGTATGCACGGCGGCCGCTTTCCGCAATCGGCCAGCGCGATCGCCGAGCTGCCGGGTATCGGCCGCTCGACGGCCGCGGCGATCGCAGCGTTCTGCTTCGGCGAACGCGCAGCCATTCTCGACGGCAACGTGAAGCGGGTGCTCGCGCGCCACTTCGGCATCGAAGGCTTTCCTGGCGTACGCGCCGTGGAGCAATCGATGTGGGCGCTCGCGGAATCTCTGCTGCCCGCGCAGGGCGTCGACACCTATACCCAATCATTGATGGATCTGGGCGCGACGGTCTGCACCCGAAGCCGGCCGCGCTGCGCGGATTGCCCGGTTACCGGCAGCTGCGTGGCGCGTCAGCAGGGTCGCCAAGCGGAACTGCCGACGCCGCGCCCAACACGTGTTGTGCCGGAGCGCCAGAGTCGGGTGCTGATTGCCCGCAATGATGGCGCGGTGCTGTTGCAGAAGCGCCCGCCACACGGCATCTGGGGTGGCCTGTACGCATTGCCGGAGATCCCGGACGAGCTCGACGCCGAAGCCCATGCGCTGGCGCTCGGGCTGCGCGCAAACGGTGGCGCAACGCCCTTGCCACCGCTACGACATGCCTTCACGCATTTCCGGCTAACGCTGGAGCCCCAACTACTCGATGTGAGCGGCGAAGGCATTCACGACCCCGCCTGGCGCTGGGCGGCACCGCATGAATGGGACTCGCTGGGTTTGCCAACGCCAGTGCGACGCCTGCTCGATAGCCTCTAG
- a CDS encoding sodium:solute symporter family protein has product MLLSFVIAYWLISIGIGLYAALRVHNSRDYAVAGRSLPMYIVTATVFATWFGSETVLGIPATFLKEGLHGVVADPFGSSLCLILVGLFFAKPLYRLNLLTIGDYYRQRFGRTVEIITTICIVISYLGWVAAQIKALGLVFNVLSDGGISQDMGMVLGAGSVLIYTLFGGMWSVAITDFIQMIVIVIGLLFIGWEVSDQVGGVGVVVNHALEHGKFNFLPEPTMSAIVPFMAAWMTMMLGSIPQQDVFQRVQSSANEKIAVRASVLGGSLYFVFAFVPMFLAYSATLIAPDLVAKYIDSDSQLILPELVLQKAPLFAQIMFFGALLSAIKSCASATLLAPSVTFSENLLRPLITTWRPNLTDHQFLRIMQAVVLVFTASVTYIAMNSKLSIYGLVENAYKVTFVAAFVPLVTGLYWKRATNQGAIGSMVLGLMTWLSLEALAAMPTPPEWIATWPPQFVGFLVAIGAMVLFSLLPQKIGNNGVLVGHTGPVGYHPAAGHGPHHTGEPAHPHHGAARPPHPQP; this is encoded by the coding sequence ATGCTGCTGAGCTTTGTCATTGCCTACTGGCTGATCTCCATCGGAATCGGCCTCTACGCCGCGCTGCGGGTACACAACAGCCGCGACTACGCCGTCGCGGGCCGCAGCCTGCCGATGTACATCGTCACCGCGACGGTGTTCGCAACCTGGTTCGGCTCCGAAACCGTGCTGGGCATTCCCGCCACCTTCCTGAAGGAGGGCCTGCACGGCGTGGTGGCCGACCCCTTCGGCTCCTCGCTTTGCCTGATCCTGGTCGGCCTGTTCTTCGCCAAGCCGCTTTACCGCCTTAACCTGCTGACGATCGGCGACTACTATCGCCAACGCTTTGGCCGCACGGTCGAGATCATCACGACGATCTGCATCGTGATCTCGTACCTGGGTTGGGTTGCGGCGCAGATCAAGGCGCTGGGCCTCGTCTTCAACGTGCTGTCGGACGGCGGCATCTCGCAAGACATGGGCATGGTGCTGGGGGCCGGTTCGGTGCTGATCTACACGCTGTTCGGCGGCATGTGGTCGGTGGCGATCACCGACTTCATCCAGATGATCGTGATCGTGATCGGCCTGCTCTTCATCGGCTGGGAAGTGTCGGATCAGGTGGGCGGCGTCGGCGTGGTGGTGAACCACGCGCTGGAGCACGGCAAGTTCAACTTCCTGCCGGAACCGACGATGTCGGCCATCGTGCCCTTCATGGCAGCGTGGATGACGATGATGCTGGGTTCGATTCCGCAGCAGGACGTCTTCCAGCGCGTGCAATCCTCGGCCAACGAGAAGATCGCCGTGCGCGCATCGGTGCTGGGCGGTTCGCTGTACTTCGTTTTCGCCTTCGTGCCGATGTTCCTCGCCTACTCGGCGACCCTGATCGCACCCGATCTGGTGGCCAAGTACATCGACAGCGATTCGCAGCTGATCCTGCCGGAACTCGTGCTGCAGAAGGCACCGCTGTTCGCACAGATCATGTTCTTCGGCGCACTGCTGTCGGCGATCAAGAGCTGCGCCTCGGCGACGCTGCTGGCGCCGTCTGTCACCTTCTCGGAAAACCTGCTGCGTCCGCTGATCACCACCTGGCGCCCGAACCTGACCGACCACCAGTTCCTGCGGATCATGCAAGCCGTGGTGCTGGTGTTCACCGCGAGCGTCACCTACATCGCGATGAACTCGAAGCTGTCGATCTACGGCCTGGTCGAAAACGCCTACAAGGTCACCTTCGTCGCAGCCTTCGTGCCGCTCGTCACCGGCCTCTACTGGAAGCGGGCCACCAACCAGGGTGCGATCGGCTCGATGGTGCTGGGCCTGATGACCTGGCTCTCGCTCGAAGCGCTCGCCGCGATGCCGACACCGCCAGAGTGGATCGCGACCTGGCCGCCGCAGTTCGTCGGCTTCCTCGTTGCGATCGGCGCGATGGTGCTGTTCTCGTTATTGCCGCAGAAGATCGGCAACAACGGGGTGCTGGTCGGTCACACAGGTCCGGTGGGCTACCACCCAGCGGCGGGCCACGGCCCGCACCACACCGGCGAGCCCGCACACCCGCACCATGGTGCTGCACGTCCGCCGCACCCGCAGCCTTGA
- a CDS encoding RNA polymerase factor sigma-54 translates to MKPSLQLRISQQLALTPQLQQSIKLLQLSTLELNSEIERMLLENPLLEREDAESDPEAWGQSATTPSGDERTDTANDAAAEAAETSPEPSEPSFDDAGSYDDGPTEWSGEGGGSGNRDDDDETDFQEFRAAQTSLRDHLDEQVALMPLSDRDRALLRFMIEALDDDGYLTQPLDELLELLPPEFEVDVDELQIALAHLQNLDPPGIGARSPGECLKLQLRLLPESAAREAAIIIVEQHLELLAARDFVRLKRHLGCSDETLREAHQLVCSLDPRPGARFAAIETRYVIPDVIVRKVRGHWSATLNPDAMPKLRINQLYAGILQQNRGSAGSLAGQLQEARWMIKNVQQRFDTILRVSQAIVDRQRQFFDYGDVAMRPLTLREIAEQLDLHESTISRVTTQKYMATPRGILELKYFFGSHVATDSGGACSATAIRALIRQLVAAEDRKKPLSDARIAELLGQQGIVVARRTIAKYRESLNIPPVSQRKMI, encoded by the coding sequence ATGAAGCCCTCGCTCCAGCTCCGCATCTCCCAGCAGCTCGCGCTGACCCCGCAGCTGCAACAGTCGATCAAGCTGCTGCAGCTATCGACACTGGAGCTCAACAGCGAAATCGAGCGCATGCTGCTCGAGAACCCCTTGCTCGAACGCGAAGACGCCGAGTCGGACCCGGAAGCCTGGGGGCAATCCGCCACCACGCCGAGCGGCGACGAACGCACCGACACCGCCAACGATGCGGCGGCCGAAGCGGCCGAGACCTCGCCCGAACCGAGCGAGCCGAGCTTCGACGATGCCGGCAGCTATGACGACGGCCCCACCGAGTGGTCCGGCGAAGGTGGCGGCAGCGGCAATCGCGACGATGACGACGAAACGGATTTCCAGGAATTCCGTGCTGCGCAGACGAGCCTGCGCGACCACCTGGATGAACAAGTTGCCCTGATGCCGCTGTCGGACCGCGATCGCGCGCTGCTGCGCTTCATGATCGAAGCGCTCGACGACGATGGCTATCTGACCCAGCCGCTCGACGAACTGCTGGAGCTGTTGCCGCCCGAGTTTGAAGTTGACGTCGACGAGCTGCAGATCGCCCTCGCGCACCTGCAGAACCTCGATCCGCCGGGCATCGGCGCACGCTCGCCAGGCGAATGCCTGAAGCTGCAATTGCGCCTGCTGCCTGAGAGCGCTGCGCGTGAAGCCGCGATCATCATCGTTGAGCAGCATCTGGAGCTGCTGGCCGCGCGGGATTTCGTGCGACTCAAGCGGCATCTGGGTTGCAGCGACGAAACGCTGCGCGAGGCGCACCAGCTCGTTTGCAGCCTCGATCCGCGCCCCGGTGCGCGGTTTGCCGCAATCGAGACGCGATATGTGATCCCGGATGTGATCGTGCGCAAGGTGCGCGGCCACTGGAGTGCGACACTGAACCCGGACGCGATGCCCAAGCTGCGGATCAACCAGCTCTACGCCGGAATCCTGCAGCAGAACCGCGGCTCGGCCGGATCGCTGGCCGGGCAGTTGCAGGAGGCACGCTGGATGATCAAGAACGTGCAGCAACGGTTTGACACGATCCTGCGGGTATCCCAGGCAATCGTTGACCGCCAGCGGCAGTTCTTCGATTATGGGGACGTGGCAATGCGTCCGCTGACACTGCGCGAAATCGCGGAGCAGCTTGATCTGCATGAGTCGACGATCTCTCGGGTGACCACGCAGAAGTACATGGCCACGCCAAGAGGTATCCTTGAACTGAAGTATTTTTTCGGCAGCCACGTCGCCACGGATTCTGGCGGCGCGTGTTCAGCTACGGCGATTCGTGCGCTGATTCGCCAGCTGGTCGCGGCAGAGGATCGCAAAAAACCGCTATCCGATGCGCGGATTGCCGAGCTTCTCGGCCAGCAGGGGATTGTCGTTGCGCGACGAACCATCGCAAAGTACCGCGAGTCGCTCAACATCCCGCCGGTCAGCCAGCGCAAGATGATCTGA
- the ubiB gene encoding ubiquinone biosynthesis regulatory protein kinase UbiB encodes MRLFRLIKIVHVSLRFGLDRIVLDSTSERLSAWAGRLFFWRDLSAPRAVRLREALESLGPIFVKFGQVLSTRRDLIPPDIADELAKLQDRVPPFPTEQALAVIEAEYGRSVDQVFKRFDRKPIASASIAQVHFAELHDGTEVALKVVRPGIERVIEHDLGLLEAAAYLIERVWVDGRRLKPREVVAEFAKHLRDELDLMREAANCSQLRRNFKGSPLLVVPEVYWDYCSSRVMVMQRMVGTPISQLERLREQGVNLPALSRAGVEIFFTQVFRDGFFHADMHPGNIFVSATGKYIALDFGIMGTLEERDKQYLAQNFIAFFRRDYKRVAQAHVDAGWVPAGTRVDEFESAIRAVCEPIFDKPLKDISFGKTLLRLFQTARRFQMEVQPQLVLLQKTLLNIEGLGRELDPELDLWKTAKPFLERWMNEQIGWRAFVRHVEEEAPSWAAYFPQLPRLVHQALQHEDRDALRESLAEIERQQARTATWLRVVGFAALALAAIELWHLWHG; translated from the coding sequence GTGCGCCTGTTCCGCCTGATCAAGATCGTGCATGTGAGCCTGCGTTTCGGGCTCGACCGGATCGTCCTCGACAGCACCTCCGAGCGTTTGTCCGCCTGGGCCGGCCGGCTGTTCTTCTGGCGTGATCTGTCCGCCCCGCGTGCGGTGCGGCTGCGCGAAGCACTTGAGTCACTCGGGCCGATCTTCGTCAAGTTCGGCCAGGTGCTGTCCACCCGGCGCGATCTGATCCCGCCCGACATCGCCGACGAGCTGGCAAAACTGCAGGACCGCGTCCCCCCCTTCCCGACCGAGCAGGCGCTGGCCGTGATCGAGGCCGAATACGGCCGATCGGTCGATCAAGTGTTCAAGCGCTTCGATCGCAAGCCGATCGCATCCGCCTCGATCGCGCAGGTGCACTTCGCCGAGCTGCATGACGGCACGGAAGTCGCACTCAAGGTGGTGCGTCCGGGCATCGAACGCGTGATCGAGCATGACCTCGGGCTGCTCGAAGCCGCCGCCTACCTGATCGAGCGCGTGTGGGTGGACGGCCGGCGGCTCAAGCCGCGCGAGGTGGTCGCCGAGTTCGCCAAGCATCTGCGTGACGAGCTCGACCTGATGCGCGAAGCCGCCAACTGTTCGCAGCTGCGGCGCAACTTCAAGGGCTCGCCGCTGCTGGTGGTGCCCGAGGTGTACTGGGACTACTGCTCGTCGCGCGTGATGGTGATGCAGCGCATGGTGGGCACGCCGATTTCACAGCTGGAGCGTCTGCGCGAGCAGGGCGTCAACCTGCCGGCCCTGTCGCGCGCCGGCGTCGAGATCTTCTTCACCCAGGTGTTCCGCGACGGCTTCTTTCACGCCGACATGCACCCGGGCAATATCTTCGTCTCGGCGACCGGCAAGTACATCGCGCTCGATTTCGGCATCATGGGCACGCTGGAAGAGCGCGATAAACAATACCTCGCGCAGAACTTCATTGCGTTCTTCCGGCGCGACTACAAGCGCGTCGCGCAGGCCCATGTCGACGCGGGCTGGGTGCCGGCAGGCACACGGGTCGATGAATTCGAGAGCGCGATCCGCGCCGTCTGCGAGCCGATCTTCGACAAGCCGTTGAAGGACATCTCCTTCGGCAAGACCCTGCTGCGCCTGTTCCAGACGGCCCGCCGCTTCCAGATGGAAGTTCAGCCGCAACTGGTGCTGCTGCAGAAAACCCTGCTCAATATCGAAGGCCTGGGTCGCGAACTCGACCCCGAACTGGATCTGTGGAAGACCGCCAAGCCCTTCCTTGAACGCTGGATGAACGAGCAGATCGGCTGGCGCGCCTTTGTCCGCCATGTCGAGGAAGAAGCGCCAAGCTGGGCGGCGTACTTCCCGCAACTACCTCGTCTGGTGCACCAGGCCTTGCAGCACGAAGACCGCGATGCGCTGCGCGAATCGCTGGCCGAAATCGAACGCCAGCAAGCGCGTACCGCGACCTGGCTGCGTGTCGTCGGATTCGCTGCCCTGGCGCTGGCGGCGATCGAACTGTGGCACCTCTGGCACGGTTGA
- a CDS encoding SPOR domain-containing protein has translation MSRAQKPRPQPARNSSQGSTLIGVFVGLIIGVLIAAALAWYFSRPYDFQKAGGKPEAAQSIGGAPIALPGKPGDKPVEKPAEQAATAAPAQPAAQSAPDGDKKFDFYDILPKGDQAALPPAQNAKPAAQAESADRFYLQLGAFADPSEVDNLKARLALMGVEASVQRIEAGDKGTLHRVRIGPYAKPEDMNAARAQLAQAGIESNVVKVKASTPAATQSGH, from the coding sequence ATGAGCCGCGCCCAGAAACCGCGTCCCCAGCCCGCGCGCAACAGTAGCCAGGGCAGTACCCTGATCGGCGTCTTTGTCGGTCTCATCATCGGCGTGTTGATTGCAGCCGCGCTTGCCTGGTACTTCTCTCGGCCGTACGACTTCCAGAAGGCCGGCGGCAAGCCAGAGGCGGCACAAAGCATCGGTGGCGCACCGATCGCCCTGCCCGGCAAACCCGGCGACAAGCCGGTCGAGAAGCCGGCGGAGCAGGCCGCCACCGCAGCCCCGGCACAGCCTGCTGCACAGTCGGCGCCCGATGGCGACAAGAAATTCGACTTCTACGACATCCTGCCGAAGGGCGATCAGGCGGCGCTGCCGCCGGCCCAGAACGCCAAACCGGCCGCGCAAGCCGAGTCGGCCGATCGCTTCTATCTGCAGCTTGGCGCCTTTGCCGACCCGTCCGAGGTCGACAACCTGAAGGCTCGCCTTGCCCTGATGGGCGTTGAGGCGAGCGTTCAGCGCATCGAGGCGGGTGACAAGGGCACACTGCACCGCGTGCGCATTGGCCCCTACGCCAAGCCGGAAGACATGAACGCCGCGCGTGCGCAATTGGCGCAGGCCGGGATCGAATCGAACGTGGTCAAGGTCAAAGCATCGACCCCTGCCGCCACGCAGTCGGGTCACTGA
- a CDS encoding LON peptidase substrate-binding domain-containing protein, with product MPELPAELPLFPLHTVLVPEARLPLKVFEVRYMDMVKACIRDGSSFGVCLIEEGEETGAPATPAQVGTSARIVEWDMDQPGILQIVVTGERRFRIAQAVAQPDGLLRAVVEWVPEPEVQAPPEALADTLPLLQAVVADAGEKAIPAPHRFDDAAWVGYRYTEILPIPVKAKQKLLELDDPLMRLTIIQQFLVQRGLLKQDA from the coding sequence ATGCCCGAACTGCCCGCCGAACTGCCTCTGTTTCCCCTGCACACCGTACTTGTCCCCGAAGCGCGATTGCCGCTCAAGGTATTCGAGGTGCGCTACATGGACATGGTCAAGGCGTGCATTCGGGACGGCAGCAGTTTCGGCGTCTGCCTGATCGAAGAGGGCGAGGAGACCGGCGCGCCGGCAACGCCCGCCCAGGTCGGCACGAGCGCGCGCATCGTCGAGTGGGACATGGATCAGCCCGGCATCCTGCAGATTGTGGTGACCGGCGAGCGCCGGTTCCGCATTGCGCAGGCCGTCGCCCAGCCCGATGGTTTGCTCAGGGCTGTAGTCGAGTGGGTGCCGGAGCCGGAAGTGCAAGCGCCGCCCGAAGCGCTGGCCGATACCCTGCCCTTGTTGCAGGCGGTGGTTGCCGACGCGGGTGAAAAGGCGATTCCGGCGCCGCATCGTTTCGACGACGCGGCATGGGTGGGGTACCGCTATACCGAAATCCTGCCGATTCCGGTCAAGGCCAAACAAAAGTTGCTTGAGCTGGACGACCCACTGATGCGCTTGACGATCATCCAGCAGTTCCTCGTTCAACGCGGTCTGCTCAAGCAGGACGCCTGA
- the recX gene encoding recombination regulator RecX: MSGDELKARALRTLAQREHSRAELARKLAAHGEPDAVEAVLDRMSELGLLSDSRFAESYVRSRAGRLGQRRIQHELAQRGVDPETISEALASELGETELERARAVWARKFGSTPGDAKEWARQARFLTARGFSAEVVRKVLKEPFDESA, encoded by the coding sequence ATGAGCGGCGACGAGCTGAAGGCCCGCGCGCTCCGAACGCTGGCGCAGCGCGAACACAGCCGGGCCGAGTTGGCGCGCAAGCTGGCCGCGCACGGTGAGCCGGACGCGGTCGAAGCGGTACTCGACCGGATGAGCGAACTGGGCCTGCTGTCCGACAGCCGCTTTGCCGAAAGTTACGTGCGCAGCCGTGCCGGCCGGCTCGGCCAGCGACGCATCCAGCATGAACTCGCACAGCGCGGCGTGGATCCGGAAACGATCTCCGAAGCGCTGGCGAGTGAGTTGGGCGAGACAGAACTGGAGCGCGCCCGTGCAGTGTGGGCGCGCAAGTTCGGCAGTACGCCGGGCGATGCAAAGGAATGGGCGCGCCAGGCGCGCTTTCTGACCGCCCGCGGGTTTTCCGCGGAGGTCGTGAGAAAAGTGTTGAAAGAGCCGTTCGATGAGTCTGCTTAA
- the hpf gene encoding ribosome hibernation-promoting factor, HPF/YfiA family: MNLNITGHHLEVTAALRDYVTSKLDRVIRHFDHVTSVNVILSVEKLKQKAEVTVHVRGKDIFVESIDEDLYAAIDAMTDKLDRQVLKHKEKSYDHGHEAHKRQSAES; the protein is encoded by the coding sequence ATGAACCTGAACATCACCGGACACCATCTCGAAGTTACCGCCGCGCTCCGCGACTACGTAACATCGAAACTGGATCGCGTGATTCGCCACTTCGATCACGTCACGAGCGTTAACGTGATCCTGTCGGTGGAAAAGCTGAAGCAAAAGGCGGAAGTGACGGTACATGTACGCGGCAAGGACATTTTCGTCGAGAGCATTGACGAAGATTTGTATGCCGCAATCGACGCCATGACGGACAAACTGGACAGGCAGGTTCTCAAGCACAAGGAAAAGTCCTACGATCACGGCCA
- a CDS encoding VanZ family protein gives MQSTNRNHLPRDLAIAVTLLTTYACLHPFSGWHSIGVGPFDFLVAPWPRYFTGLDIGLNVLGFAPIGFAWGTVLSRGMPPGRRVLIVWIAATLLSLTIETIQNYLPTRVASNIDLFANSAGGLLGAILALRFGRIFDDNGALARWRERRILPGRTGGFGLLVVGLWWVSLLNPSSYLFANGDLRNLIDLTPSYVLSGHGFLRVELALTAANAVAIGLLARHAMRSPSLLLAATVLLAGIGVKTLASSLFLVPAQPWHWATPGGLRGLAIGVALLALFWRASVHTRHTLIGLALMTATALVNLAPDNPYWDAMTRIRQQGHVLNFHGLTELVGSFWPFFALLWLSFGTRRAESVR, from the coding sequence TTGCAATCCACCAATCGAAATCATCTTCCTCGCGATCTCGCCATCGCCGTCACCCTGCTGACGACGTACGCCTGTCTGCACCCGTTTTCCGGCTGGCATTCGATCGGCGTGGGGCCTTTCGACTTTCTCGTTGCGCCTTGGCCCCGCTACTTCACCGGCCTTGATATCGGCCTGAACGTGCTCGGCTTTGCGCCGATCGGCTTCGCATGGGGCACGGTGCTGTCGCGCGGCATGCCGCCGGGGCGGCGGGTGTTGATCGTGTGGATCGCCGCGACGCTGCTGAGCCTGACGATCGAGACGATCCAGAACTACTTGCCAACACGCGTCGCGAGCAACATCGACCTCTTCGCCAACAGTGCCGGCGGCCTGCTTGGCGCGATCCTCGCGCTGCGCTTCGGCCGCATCTTCGACGACAACGGTGCGCTCGCGCGCTGGCGCGAACGCCGCATCCTGCCCGGCCGCACCGGCGGGTTCGGCCTGCTGGTGGTCGGCCTGTGGTGGGTGTCGCTGCTGAACCCCAGCAGCTATCTGTTCGCAAATGGCGACCTGCGCAACCTGATCGACCTGACGCCCAGCTATGTGTTGAGTGGCCACGGTTTCCTGCGCGTTGAGCTCGCGCTGACGGCGGCCAATGCGGTGGCGATTGGCTTGCTGGCGCGGCACGCGATGCGCTCGCCCTCGCTGCTGCTGGCCGCCACCGTGCTGCTCGCGGGCATCGGCGTGAAGACGCTCGCCAGCTCGCTCTTCCTGGTGCCCGCGCAGCCGTGGCACTGGGCGACCCCCGGCGGGCTGCGGGGGCTCGCAATTGGGGTCGCCTTGCTGGCGCTGTTCTGGCGGGCCAGTGTGCATACCCGGCATACGCTGATCGGCCTCGCGCTGATGACGGCCACCGCGCTCGTCAACCTCGCACCGGACAACCCCTACTGGGATGCCATGACGCGCATCCGGCAGCAAGGCCATGTGCTGAACTTCCACGGCCTCACGGAGCTCGTCGGCAGCTTCTGGCCCTTCTTCGCGCTGCTCTGGCTGAGCTTTGGCACTCGGCGTGCGGAGAGCGTGCGGTGA
- the lptB gene encoding LPS export ABC transporter ATP-binding protein codes for MSLLKVGGLSKRYKARTVVRDVGFEVGSGEVVGLLGPNGAGKTTCFYMIVGLVRADGGTITLDDKEITHLPIHKRAHLGLSYLPQENSVFRKLTVAENILAVLELQKLPKDKLAARLDELLGELGITHLRDATAMSLSGGERRRVEIARALATNPQVILLDEPFAGVDPIAVIDIQKIIRFLKDRNIGVLITDHNVRETLGICDRAYIITEGVVLASGRPDEIVQNDKVREVYLGEHFRL; via the coding sequence ATGAGTCTGCTTAAGGTAGGCGGTCTATCCAAGCGCTACAAGGCACGCACTGTCGTGCGCGATGTCGGCTTCGAAGTCGGCAGCGGTGAGGTGGTCGGCCTGCTCGGCCCCAACGGCGCCGGCAAGACGACGTGTTTCTACATGATCGTTGGCCTGGTGCGTGCCGACGGCGGCACGATCACCCTCGACGACAAGGAAATCACCCACCTGCCGATCCACAAGCGGGCGCATCTGGGCTTGTCCTACCTGCCGCAGGAAAACTCGGTATTCCGCAAGCTCACGGTGGCCGAGAACATCCTCGCGGTACTTGAACTGCAGAAGCTGCCGAAGGACAAACTCGCCGCGCGGCTCGATGAGCTGCTGGGCGAGTTGGGCATCACGCACTTGCGCGATGCAACCGCGATGTCCCTCTCGGGCGGCGAGCGGCGGCGGGTTGAAATTGCCCGCGCGCTGGCCACCAACCCGCAGGTGATCCTGCTCGACGAACCCTTCGCCGGCGTCGACCCGATCGCGGTGATCGATATCCAGAAGATCATCCGCTTCCTGAAGGATCGCAACATCGGCGTGCTGATCACTGATCACAACGTGCGCGAGACGCTGGGCATCTGCGACCGCGCCTACATCATCACCGAAGGGGTGGTGCTCGCCAGCGGCCGCCCCGACGAAATCGTCCAGAACGACAAGGTTCGCGAGGTTTACCTCGGCGAGCATTTCCGACTCTGA
- the recA gene encoding recombinase RecA, with the protein MDDNKAKALQAALAQIEKQFGKGSIMRMGDGEVESDIQAVSTGSLGLDIALGIGGLPRGRVIEIYGPESSGKTTLTLQAIAEMQKMGGVAAFIDAEHALDVSYAQKLGVNVGDLLISQPDTGEQALEIADMLVRSGSVDIVVIDSVAALTPKAEIEGEMGDQLPGLQARLMSQALRKLTGNIKRTNTMVIFINQIRMKIGVMFGNPETTTGGNALKFYASVRLDIRRTGTIKKGDEVIGSETKVKVVKNKVAPPFKEAHFDILYGEGISREGEIIDMGVEQRFVDKSGAWYAYNGEKIGQGKDNAREFLRSHPETAREIENKIRVQLGLPELPAGEAAAA; encoded by the coding sequence ATGGACGACAACAAGGCGAAAGCACTTCAGGCCGCGCTGGCCCAGATCGAAAAACAGTTCGGCAAGGGCTCCATCATGCGGATGGGCGATGGCGAAGTGGAATCGGACATCCAGGCGGTGTCGACCGGCTCCCTCGGGCTGGACATCGCGCTGGGCATTGGCGGCCTGCCGCGTGGCCGCGTGATCGAGATCTACGGCCCGGAATCGTCAGGCAAGACGACCCTCACGCTGCAGGCGATTGCCGAGATGCAGAAGATGGGTGGCGTGGCCGCCTTCATCGACGCCGAACACGCGCTCGACGTGTCCTACGCGCAGAAGCTGGGCGTCAACGTCGGCGACCTGCTGATCTCGCAGCCGGATACCGGCGAGCAGGCGCTTGAGATCGCCGATATGCTGGTGCGTTCCGGCAGCGTCGATATCGTCGTGATCGACTCGGTCGCCGCACTGACGCCGAAGGCCGAAATCGAGGGCGAGATGGGCGATCAACTGCCTGGCCTGCAGGCCCGCCTGATGTCGCAGGCGCTGCGCAAGCTGACCGGCAACATCAAGCGCACCAACACCATGGTCATCTTCATCAACCAGATCCGCATGAAGATCGGCGTGATGTTCGGCAACCCCGAAACCACCACCGGCGGCAATGCGCTGAAGTTCTACGCCTCGGTGCGTCTGGACATCCGCCGCACCGGCACGATCAAGAAGGGCGACGAAGTCATCGGCTCGGAGACCAAGGTCAAGGTCGTGAAGAACAAAGTCGCGCCACCGTTCAAGGAAGCGCACTTCGACATCCTTTACGGCGAGGGCATCTCGCGCGAAGGCGAGATCATCGACATGGGCGTCGAACAGCGCTTTGTCGACAAGTCCGGCGCGTGGTACGCATACAACGGCGAGAAGATCGGCCAGGGCAAGGACAACGCGCGCGAATTCCTGCGCTCGCACCCGGAAACCGCACGCGAAATCGAGAACAAGATCCGCGTACAACTGGGCCTGCCTGAACTGCCGGCTGGGGAAGCCGCCGCGGCCTGA